One Pseudomonadota bacterium genomic window carries:
- a CDS encoding DUF4881 domain-containing protein, with the protein MIKKHGLFTVLSALSFIFIFACGKLGNVDQGRVIEFDKEKATVTLIRDFNADPKNPDYTHLPPYTYEMPKNPDEIGALPKAGKRMQLDTEKNQIVIFDTATQNFKAIDYKVIDQKDNVAKKDPLVYDEETEEPKTFPIIDKANKTITLYSGRQKILITFSLPEQYFALPDDTWDSGDEVRIYYKVEGKARRFMNISKTDIFKK; encoded by the coding sequence ATGATAAAAAAACATGGCCTGTTTACCGTATTGTCTGCTTTATCATTTATTTTTATCTTTGCCTGCGGAAAATTAGGAAATGTAGATCAGGGCAGAGTTATCGAATTTGATAAAGAAAAAGCAACGGTTACACTAATAAGAGACTTTAATGCCGACCCGAAGAATCCGGACTATACACATCTTCCGCCTTATACATATGAGATGCCGAAGAACCCTGATGAAATCGGAGCTCTTCCCAAAGCCGGTAAACGTATGCAACTGGATACCGAGAAAAACCAGATAGTCATATTTGATACAGCCACACAAAACTTTAAAGCAATAGATTACAAAGTAATCGATCAGAAAGATAATGTGGCCAAGAAAGACCCACTGGTCTACGATGAGGAAACTGAGGAACCTAAAACTTTTCCTATTATAGACAAAGCAAATAAAACTATTACCCTTTATTCGGGTAGGCAAAAAATTCTCATTACTTTTTCACTTCCTGAGCAATATTTTGCTCTACCGGACGATACCTGGGATTCAGGAGATGAAGTCCGCATATATTATAAGGTGGAAGGGAAGGCAAGACGGTTTATGAATATCAGCAAAACCGATATTTTCAAGAAATAA
- a CDS encoding sulfite exporter TauE/SafE family protein → MDWLYVLMPISGVTVFWPGLVILGVGVGIIGGFFGMGGAWMVTPGLNILGFPMAFAIGTDIAHMAGKSLISTMRHGRFGNVDYRLGMIMLVGTIVGFECGAQMIMWLERIGKVEFIVRWMYVVLLILIAWMVFADVAKKKRKEKDARDQGLDVDKLATGLEWHKTFHKLKIPPMIHFKAAGFTCSAWLPIFISFLTGWLAGILGIGGGLIRMPALIYFIGCPTHIAVGTDLFEVMISGLYGAGTYTFKGRTELVAVVIMLCGAAVGAQIGTVATKYIKGYGIRIAFGIAVIGCCVSIIMKLIPRYVAGTKAIMDTCSTVLILGLVGALSLYILVRMIQGAKNEIAMKKGGA, encoded by the coding sequence ATGGATTGGTTATATGTTCTGATGCCCATTTCGGGAGTTACAGTATTCTGGCCAGGCCTTGTCATCCTTGGGGTCGGGGTCGGAATAATTGGTGGTTTTTTTGGTATGGGCGGGGCTTGGATGGTTACGCCCGGGCTTAATATTCTTGGTTTTCCCATGGCCTTTGCCATAGGAACCGATATTGCCCACATGGCTGGAAAGTCTCTTATTTCCACAATGCGGCACGGCAGGTTCGGAAATGTTGATTACCGGCTTGGCATGATCATGCTCGTAGGCACTATTGTGGGATTTGAGTGCGGCGCACAGATGATAATGTGGCTTGAACGAATAGGAAAAGTAGAGTTTATTGTACGATGGATGTATGTTGTACTTCTTATTCTTATCGCATGGATGGTTTTTGCAGATGTAGCTAAAAAGAAAAGAAAAGAAAAAGACGCCAGGGATCAAGGTCTGGATGTTGACAAACTTGCCACTGGTCTTGAATGGCACAAAACTTTTCATAAACTTAAAATACCCCCTATGATACATTTTAAGGCAGCTGGATTTACCTGCTCTGCGTGGCTGCCAATTTTTATCAGTTTTCTTACAGGCTGGCTGGCCGGCATCCTTGGCATAGGCGGAGGACTTATACGTATGCCCGCTCTTATCTATTTCATAGGTTGTCCTACCCACATAGCCGTCGGAACAGACCTTTTTGAAGTTATGATATCAGGTCTTTACGGAGCCGGCACATATACTTTCAAAGGCAGAACGGAACTTGTCGCCGTTGTTATAATGCTGTGCGGTGCCGCTGTAGGAGCACAAATCGGAACAGTAGCGACCAAATATATCAAAGGTTACGGAATTCGTATCGCTTTTGGAATTGCTGTTATCGGCTGCTGTGTTTCCATTATAATGAAGCTTATTCCAAGGTATGTGGCAGGAACCAAAGCTATAATGGATACTTGCTCAACAGTTCTTATACTAGGGCTTGTTGGCGCTTTGTCTCTGTATATTCTTGTCAGAATGATCCAGGGCGCAAAGAATGAAATTGCTATGAAGAAGGGAGGCGCTTAG